Proteins encoded by one window of Gammaproteobacteria bacterium:
- a CDS encoding ATP-binding protein gives MGRLFWKIFLGFWLTLMLVAGGVGWLVHYHFQREVSSLQEVAVGPRAGYRVSTAAIALQYGGEPAIKALIHEEPPHMRARPVLIVDAQGQDLLGRLVPQGALARVRQLQDERHDVPGVQSVQAPDGSRYVLFIPAEVAAEPRRHPPRRDPMPLGLIVISVASLLFSAGMAWYLTQPVRHLQRATGQLAEGALDTRVMPSIGRRRDEIADLGRDFDHMAGRLQLLLEAQKRLLHAVSHELRSPLARLQVAVALARQQPDKVELALERIERESQRLDELVSHVLTLSRLESGMQSWPMEAVDVGEVLEDVVADARFEAESLGRRVTLSIGADVTLTARSEWLRGAFENVIRNALKYTVDARPVEVVMRTDTAADECVVSVCDGGTGVAPDQLEEMFKPFVRVGGEATGALQGYGLGLAIAKKAIEALGGTISAANRPEGGLCITMRLPIGMRS, from the coding sequence ATGGGACGTTTGTTCTGGAAAATCTTTCTCGGCTTCTGGCTGACCCTGATGCTGGTGGCGGGGGGCGTGGGCTGGCTGGTCCACTATCACTTCCAGCGCGAGGTCTCGTCTCTGCAGGAAGTCGCCGTCGGGCCCCGCGCCGGTTACCGCGTCTCGACCGCCGCCATTGCCCTGCAATACGGGGGCGAGCCGGCCATCAAGGCGCTGATCCACGAAGAGCCTCCCCATATGCGGGCGCGGCCGGTGCTGATCGTGGATGCGCAGGGCCAGGACCTGCTCGGGCGTCTGGTGCCGCAGGGGGCGCTGGCTCGTGTGCGCCAGTTGCAGGACGAGCGGCACGACGTGCCGGGCGTGCAGTCGGTCCAGGCCCCTGACGGCAGCCGTTATGTGCTGTTCATTCCGGCGGAGGTGGCCGCCGAGCCCAGGCGTCACCCGCCGCGGCGTGACCCCATGCCGCTGGGGCTGATAGTCATCTCGGTGGCGAGTCTGCTGTTCAGTGCCGGCATGGCCTGGTATCTGACCCAGCCGGTGCGGCACCTGCAGCGCGCCACCGGACAACTGGCCGAGGGTGCGCTCGATACGCGCGTGATGCCGTCGATCGGCCGGCGGCGCGACGAGATCGCCGACCTGGGGCGCGATTTCGACCATATGGCCGGGCGCCTGCAATTGCTGCTGGAAGCGCAAAAGCGCCTGTTGCACGCCGTCTCGCATGAACTGCGTTCGCCGTTGGCCCGGCTGCAGGTGGCCGTGGCGCTGGCCCGGCAACAGCCGGACAAGGTGGAGCTGGCGTTGGAGCGCATCGAGCGCGAAAGCCAGCGTCTGGACGAACTGGTCAGCCACGTGCTGACCCTGTCGCGCCTGGAATCCGGGATGCAAAGCTGGCCCATGGAGGCGGTCGATGTCGGTGAAGTGCTGGAAGACGTGGTGGCCGATGCGCGTTTCGAGGCCGAATCGCTCGGCCGGCGCGTGACACTGTCCATCGGCGCGGACGTCACCCTGACCGCGCGCAGCGAGTGGCTGCGCGGGGCATTCGAGAACGTGATTCGCAATGCCTTGAAATACACTGTCGACGCCCGCCCGGTTGAGGTGGTGATGCGCACCGACACGGCGGCGGACGAATGTGTGGTTTCGGTCTGCGACGGCGGGACCGGCGTGGCGCCGGACCAGCTCGAAGAGATGTTCAAACCCTTTGTGCGGGTGGGGGGCGAGGCGACCGGTGCCCTGCAGGGCTACGGACTGGGGCTGGCCATCGCCAAGAAGGCCATCGAGGCGCTAGGCGGAACGATCAGTGCCGCCAATCGCCCCGAAGGCGGTTTGTGTATCACCATGCGCCTGCCGATCGGCATGCGTTCCTGA